Genomic segment of Candidatus Caldatribacterium sp.:
ATCTTGTACCCATGGCACCATCAAAGATGAGCACTCGCTCCCTTACAAACTCAAAGAGCATGGCGAATCCTCCTTTTTCGGGGATTATACCAAAAATGTTCCACGTGGAACACTTCCTTCTTACCCTGTGGTATCCTAAGAGGGGAAAGGAGGAAAGCTATGGAACGCGTTGCCTTTGTGCAGGCAGGATTCGGATTCTTCGGCGAAGGATGGACGGACCTTCTCTTGCGGAGCGACAGTGTAGAGCTCTGTGCCGTTGTGGACCCAAGCGAAGAGGCGAGAAAGCGTTTCGAGAAACGGTTTGGAGATCGAGGAATTCCCTTTTTCTCCACCTTGCAAGAGGCGCTCAAGAACACTAACCCCCAGGCAGTCCTTATCGTCGCTCCTAATGCCGCACACCGGGAAATCGCCGAAGAAGCCCTTGCGTCTCACCTCCACGTTCTCTCTGAAAAGCCCCTTGCCGACACCTGGCGGAACGCCTTAGCCATATACACCGCATGGGTACAATCCCCACAGCAAGTATACGTAGTGAGTCAGAATTACCGATTCCGCCCGGAGATTCGGGCCCTCAAAAAAGCCCTTGCCGAAAAGTTAGGGGGAGAGATTGCGTATGTGACGTACGAGTTCCACGAAGCTTTGCAGCTTGGGGGATGGCGAACCTCGATGGAACATCCTCTCCTTGCGGATATGAGCATTCACCACTTCGACATTCTCCGCTTCGTTCTTGGGCAGGAAGCCGAGTCCGTACGTATGGAAAGCACAAATCCTTCCTGGAGTCCTTTCCAGGGCGACGCCGTTGCGGCAGGGACCATCGTATTCTCCCCCGGGATTCTTGTCCACTACTTTGGAAGCTGGGTAACCCGAGGGTACCGTACAGGCTGGAACGGTATCATTCGCTTTTTTGGAGGCGAAGGAACTCTATCCCTTGAGAACGATCGTCTCTTCTTCGAGGGAAAAGAGGGAAGGCGGGAAGAGATTCTCTTCACCCGCTACGAAACCGACGGAAGGGTTTTTGTCGTAGAGGAATTCGTGGCAGCCATTCGCAGTGGAAAAGAGCCGGAAACCTCCCTCTCTGACAACATCAAAACTTTCGCCTTAGCCTGCGCAGCCGTGGAGTCGGCAAAACGGGGCGAAAAAGTCGAACTCCGGTACTACTTTGAAGAACTCAGCCAAAAACCTTCCGGGCAAAAATCATGTAGGTAGTGTGCGCCACCATTCGGTCGAAGGGACGGAAAGTCACCGGATTTGGCTTGTACTCTCGGAAGAGGCTCTCCCACACCTGAACATCGACAAAGGGGAGGGCCTCCAGCCCCCGCAGAACTTCCATGACCTGCCCGGCCGTGGGGGAGACTATGGCGATTCTCCCCCCTCCGCGTAATGCTTCCCAGCACTGCCTGAGGTACTCCCAGGGTTCTGGAACGTCAAGGAAAAGGGCGTCGATCTCTTTCTCCTCGAACCCTTCCCTGATATCTCGCAGGCGAATGGTCACCCGGTCGGCTACTCCCCACTCCCTCAGGTTCTCTTCCGCAAGAGCAATGAATTCCTCCCGACGTTCATAGGCGTACACCCGGCCTTCTCTCCCCACAAGGCGCGCCAAGGCCCCACACATTGCACCACTCCCAAGCCCCACATCGATAACCCGGTCCCCCTCCTTCACATCAAGCATGAGGAGGATGTACCCGAGGTCTTTGGGGTACACAATTTGGGTTCGCCGACGCATGTGGAAGATGTTCTCCACTACACCGGGCTGCAGGAGGAAGGCCTTCTTGCCCTTCGAGGTGAGGACATACTCGCCGAACTCCCGTCCCAGGAGATCCGCAAGCTCCAGGTTCCCAAGATGAGTCCCTAAGGATTTCCCCGGAACTACCTGCACAAGGTAATCTCGCCCGTCTTCAAGCCAGATGTACACCCGGTCTTTTTCCTGAATCGGCATAGCTCTCCTATTATAAACTATGCCGGACTTTTTCTCTGTGGATAACTTGTGGATTTCTCGCGTCCTTCGGTATACTCTCTTCAAGGAAAAAGAGCTTACGGAAAATATCCACAGGAAAAAGCGAAGAAGAAAGCCCTTCCGCAGCACAGCCTGAGGAGACTGTTCAAGGAATGTTTTAGAAAAAACGGGAAACGGAGTTGTGGATAAGTTGTGGATAAACTGCGGACAGTGCTCCGTGAGGGAATAGTTCGATTTTGCCCTGACCTCAATAGCGAGCAAGAGGAGAAAATTCTCCACTTTGT
This window contains:
- a CDS encoding Gfo/Idh/MocA family oxidoreductase translates to MERVAFVQAGFGFFGEGWTDLLLRSDSVELCAVVDPSEEARKRFEKRFGDRGIPFFSTLQEALKNTNPQAVLIVAPNAAHREIAEEALASHLHVLSEKPLADTWRNALAIYTAWVQSPQQVYVVSQNYRFRPEIRALKKALAEKLGGEIAYVTYEFHEALQLGGWRTSMEHPLLADMSIHHFDILRFVLGQEAESVRMESTNPSWSPFQGDAVAAGTIVFSPGILVHYFGSWVTRGYRTGWNGIIRFFGGEGTLSLENDRLFFEGKEGRREEILFTRYETDGRVFVVEEFVAAIRSGKEPETSLSDNIKTFALACAAVESAKRGEKVELRYYFEELSQKPSGQKSCR
- a CDS encoding tRNA (adenine-N1)-methyltransferase, translated to MPIQEKDRVYIWLEDGRDYLVQVVPGKSLGTHLGNLELADLLGREFGEYVLTSKGKKAFLLQPGVVENIFHMRRRTQIVYPKDLGYILLMLDVKEGDRVIDVGLGSGAMCGALARLVGREGRVYAYERREEFIALAEENLREWGVADRVTIRLRDIREGFEEKEIDALFLDVPEPWEYLRQCWEALRGGGRIAIVSPTAGQVMEVLRGLEALPFVDVQVWESLFREYKPNPVTFRPFDRMVAHTTYMIFARKVFG